One Paraburkholderia caffeinilytica DNA segment encodes these proteins:
- a CDS encoding UxaA family hydrolase, with translation MTDTSVASAAARQPVLQGYPRKDGRKGIRNVVAVAYLVECAHHVAREIVTQFREPLDAFDDPSAEREPPVHLIGFPGCYPNGYAEKMLERLTTHPNVGAVLFVSLGCESMNKHYLVDVVRASGRPVEVLTIQEKGGTRSTIQYGVDWIRDARKQLAAQQKVPMALSELVIGTICGGSDGTSGITANPAVGRAFDHLIDAGATCIFEETGELVGCEFHMKTRAARPELGDEIVACVAKAARYYSILGHGSFAVGNADGGLTTQEEKSLGAYAKSGASPIVGIIKPGDVPPTGGLYLLDVVPDGEPRFGFPNISDNAEIGELIACGAHVILFTTGRGSVVGSAISPVIKVCANPATYRNLAGDMDVDAGRILEGRGTLDEVGREVFEQTVAVSLGAASKSETLGHQEFILTYKTFEPVGPACLPSNAAPPHRAFAIARH, from the coding sequence ATGACCGACACTTCAGTAGCATCCGCCGCCGCGCGGCAGCCCGTGTTGCAGGGCTATCCGCGCAAGGATGGCCGCAAGGGCATCCGCAATGTGGTTGCGGTGGCGTATCTGGTCGAGTGCGCGCATCACGTCGCTCGCGAGATCGTCACGCAGTTTCGCGAACCGCTCGACGCGTTCGACGATCCTTCAGCCGAGCGCGAGCCGCCCGTGCATCTGATCGGCTTTCCCGGTTGCTATCCGAATGGCTACGCCGAAAAGATGCTCGAGCGTCTCACCACGCATCCCAACGTAGGCGCGGTGCTGTTCGTGTCACTCGGATGCGAGAGCATGAACAAGCATTACCTCGTCGACGTCGTGCGCGCGAGCGGCCGTCCCGTCGAAGTCCTGACGATCCAGGAGAAAGGCGGCACACGTAGCACGATTCAATACGGCGTCGACTGGATTCGCGACGCACGCAAGCAACTGGCCGCGCAGCAGAAAGTGCCGATGGCGTTGAGCGAACTGGTGATCGGCACGATTTGCGGCGGCTCGGACGGCACCAGCGGCATCACCGCGAACCCGGCCGTGGGCCGTGCGTTCGATCATCTGATCGACGCGGGTGCGACCTGCATCTTCGAAGAAACCGGCGAGCTGGTGGGCTGCGAGTTTCATATGAAAACGCGTGCCGCGAGGCCGGAACTCGGGGATGAAATTGTCGCGTGCGTTGCGAAGGCGGCGCGCTACTACTCGATCCTCGGGCATGGCAGTTTTGCCGTCGGCAATGCGGACGGCGGCCTCACCACGCAGGAAGAGAAATCTCTAGGAGCGTACGCGAAAAGCGGCGCATCGCCGATTGTCGGCATTATCAAACCCGGCGACGTTCCACCGACTGGCGGCCTCTATCTGCTCGATGTCGTGCCTGACGGCGAACCGCGCTTCGGCTTTCCGAACATCAGCGACAACGCGGAAATCGGCGAACTGATCGCATGCGGCGCGCATGTGATTCTGTTCACGACCGGACGTGGATCGGTGGTCGGCTCGGCGATTTCGCCCGTCATCAAGGTGTGCGCAAATCCCGCGACGTATCGCAATCTTGCCGGCGATATGGACGTCGATGCAGGCCGCATTCTCGAAGGCCGTGGCACGCTCGACGAAGTCGGCCGTGAAGTGTTCGAGCAAACGGTGGCGGTGTCGCTCGGTGCGGCGTCGAAATCTGAAACGCTCGGTCATCAGGAGTTCATCCTGACATACAAGACTTTCGAACCGGTGGGTCCGGCGTGTTTGCCGTCGAACGCTGCACCGCCGCATCGGGCTTTTGCGATCGCGCGGCACTGA
- a CDS encoding UxaA family hydrolase: protein MTSHPLQTPETPQTPQTSKTDPRLILLSPADNCLIAAARLDAGTQVEIEGERVTLTKTIDLGHKVARHELAKDDKVLRYGAVIGHVTEAVARGAHLHTHNLESDYLPTYTHDAGHEFVHH from the coding sequence TTGACCAGCCACCCTTTGCAAACGCCCGAAACGCCGCAGACGCCCCAAACATCGAAAACCGACCCGCGCCTGATTCTGCTCAGTCCGGCGGATAACTGCCTGATCGCGGCGGCGCGTCTCGATGCGGGCACGCAAGTCGAGATCGAGGGCGAGCGCGTGACGCTCACCAAAACGATCGACCTCGGTCACAAGGTGGCGCGCCATGAACTTGCCAAAGACGACAAGGTGTTGCGTTATGGCGCGGTGATCGGGCACGTGACCGAGGCGGTGGCGCGCGGTGCGCATCTGCATACGCACAACCTCGAAAGCGATTATTTGCCCACTTATACGCACGACGCGGGCCACGAGTTTGTCCATCACTGA